The genomic window ATCTGCGGGAAAGAAAAAAATCTGTCAAATCTGCCAAATCTGCGAGAGAAAAAAAATCTGTGTAACAAGTACATTCGCAATAGCGAATCCGTAAAATCTGTGTCTAACATTTTAGTATAGAAACTAAAAATAAAGATTAATTAGTAATATGAATAAAATTAGTTTCATTTTAATCCTTGGGTTTGCATCGCTTGCAACAGCGTGCAAATCTGGGGTTAATCCTCAAACAAAAAGCACAACGGCGGCAAATAATTTACTTGAAACACGTTACAAAATGTTGCTCGATTATCCTGTAGATTCTATGTCGATGCCAAGAAGCATGAATGTAAAAACTCTTGAGATTCGCAAAGTTCCGTCTAGAGATTGGACAAGCGGATTCTTCTCTGGAAACCTTTGGCAATTGTACCGATTAACAGGCGATTCAAAATTTAAAGAACAAGCTCAAAAATGGACTCCTTTCAGCAAAAAAGAAAGTGTCAACAGTAATTCGCATGACGTAGGTTTTAAAGTGTTTTGCAGTTTTGGAGAAGCGCTGAAAGTGGAAAACAAGAAAGAATACGAAGCGGTAATTGTTAAAGGTGCCGAAACTTTATGCACAAGGTTTAATCCAAAAGTGGGTTCCATTCGCTCATGGGATTTCAACAAAGAAATTTGGGATTATCCAGTAATCATTGATAATATGATGAATCTGGAATTGTTATTTGAAGCGTCAAAAATATCTGGAAATCCAAAATACCGTGACGTTGCTATCAAACATGCCAATACCACTTTAAAAAATCAGTTTAGAGCAGACAATTCGTGTTATCACGTTATCGATTATAATCCAACAACTGGCGAAGTTAGAAAGAAAACGACGCTTCAAGGATACGACGATGATTCTGTTTGGGCGCGTGGTCAAGGATGGGCAGTTTACGGATTTACTATGTCTTATCGCTATACAAAAGATCCAGCCTATTTAAAACAAGCCGAAGCGACTGCAAAGTTTTTTATGACGAATAAAAATCTGCCTGAAGACGGAATTCCGTATTGGGATTTTAAAGATCCTAGCATTCCAAATTCGGCAAGAGATGTTTCTGCTGCGATGGTTATGGCTTCTGCTTTATACGAATTGTACGGTTATACAAAAAATAATAGTTATTTGGCTTTCGCCGATAAACTGATGGCTTCTGTACAGACGGATAAATATATTTTAGATGCTAAAATTAAAGCGCCTTTCTTATTCGATCACAGCACAGGAAACTGGCCGAAACATGACGAAATTGACGAACCAATAATTTACGCCGATTATTATTTTTTGGAGGCATTAATAAAGGCGCAAAGGCTCAAAGGTTCAAAGTAACAAAGGTTTTGAATCTTTAAACCCTTTGAGCCAGAAAAACCTTTGAACCTTTGTAACCATGAACCTTTGTAACTATGAATAAAACGAATAAAACTTTTTCAATTTTTGCGCTTTTTGTTTTGTTTCAAATTTGTCTGAGCAGCAGTTTTGCTCAGACAAAGATGAACATTAATGACAACTGGCTTTATTTAGAAAATGACACTCAAAAATTAAGTGAAGCGCAGAAAGCATCCAACTGGACTTCTTTAAACTTACCACATACTTGGAACGCAGAAGATGCAACCGATTTATATCCAGGATACAGACGAGATGCTAGCTGGTATCAAAAGAAATTAAATATTCCCCAAATCGACAAAAACCGCGTTTATTCTTTATACTTTGAAGGTTCGAATGTAACTACAAATGTATATGTAAACGGAAAAGAAGCCGGATCGCATATTGGCGGCTACATTGGATTTTCTATTGATATTACCAATTTTATTAAAGAAGGAAACAACGATATTTTTGTTCGTGTTGATAATAGTTATGATATTGAAATTATTCCGTCTCAAAAAAGTGATTTCTTTATTTATGGTGGAATCACACGCGATGTCTGGCTGGTTTCGAAATACAAAAATCATATTGAGAATTTAAAAATTACAACTCCAGAGGTTTCGGCTAAAAAAGCTTCTGTACAGATTGTTTCTTCTTTTGTAAATCCTGATAATTCAAAGGATTTATCTTTAACAGTAACGCTTAAAAATCCGAAAGGAAAAAAAGTAGTTAGCAAAACAATTCCGGTTACCGACAAAACTTCAACCATCACTTTTGAAAACATTAAAAACCCAGAACTTTGGGATACCGAAAAACCAAATTTATATAGACTTTCTGCTGTTTTATCAGAAAAAAATCAAATTAGAGATAGCGTTTCCGAAAAAGTAGGTTTTAGATGGTTTGAGTTTAAAGATCATGGCCCTTTTTATCTGAATGGAAAACGCTTATTGATTCGCGGAACACATCGTCATGAAGAACAAGCTGGAGTCGGCGCTGCCATGAGCAACGAACAGCATTGGGCAGATATGAAATCGATTAAAGAAATGGGTGCTAATTTTGTTCGTTTAGCACATTATCCGCAAGATCCTGAGATTTACAAAGCTTGCGACGAACTCGGACTTTTAGTTTGGGATGAACTTCCTTGGTGTCGCGGCGGAATTGGAAATGACGTTTGGAAAACGAATACCAAAAACATGTTGGCGGAAATTATCAATCAAAATTATAATCATCCAAGTATTATCATTTGGTCTTTAGGGAACGAAATCAATTGGCTTCCTGATTTTCCTGACGGAGATAATGCTGATAAAACCAATGTCTTTTTAAGTGAATTAAATGATATCGCTCATAAACTAGATCCAACCAGAAAAACGGCAATTAGAAAATATTATGAAGGATCTCATATTGTAGATGTCTTCTCTCCTTCTATCTGGTCGGGCTGGTATTCTGGAAGTTACAAAAGCTACCAAAAAGCAATTGATGTTTATAAAAAAGAATATAAACATTTTATTCATGCCGAATACGGTGGAGACAGCCATGTTGGGCGTCATAGCGAAAACCCTGTAACGGGTGAAAATGTTATAAAAGCCGAAGGCTGGGAAGAAGCTATTGTGCAGACCAAAGTTGCCAACATTGCACAAATTGGCGATTGGAGCGAAAACTATATAGTTGATCTGTTTGACTGGCATTTGCATATATCCGAGAATGATCCATCGTTTGTGGGAAATATTCAATGGGCATTCAAGGATTTTGCAACGCCTTTGCGACCAGAAGACGATATTCCGTACATGAACCAGAAAGGATTAACAGACCGAAACGGAGTTCCGAAAGATGCCTACTATGTTTTTAAAAGCTATTGGGCAAAAGAACCTTTCACTTACATCGAATCGCATACTTGGACAGAACGCCAAGGACCTGAAAACACACCGAGAACAATCAGTGTTTTCAGCAATTGCGACAAAGTGACTTTTTTTCACAACGGAAAATCGTTAGGAGAAAAACAGCGAAATCTTGCTGTGTATCCAGCAAATGGTTTAACTTGGGATGTCAATTTTAAAAAAGGTGAAAACATCCTGATTGCCATTGGTAAAAGTAAAGATGGTAAAACGGTTTCTGATACATTGAAAGTCAATTATCGTTTCAATAAAAACGATACAGCTTCTTCACTGCAATTATCATCGGAAAAACTGAAAAACGGTAATTATCTGGTTACGGCAATTGCAATCGACAACAATAATTTACGCTGTTTAGACTATGAAGCCAGTGTTTATTTTCAATGTTTAAAAGGAGGAAAAACTTTAAAAAATCAAGGAACGCCAACGGGCAGCGAATCTATTAAAATGGCAAACGGAAAAGCTTCTATCGAAGTTATTCCTGATGGTTCTGGAAAACCGATTGAAATGACGGCTTTGAATCAGAGCTTTAAGGGAGAATATTTGAAGATTCCAGTTGAGTAAAAAAGGTACTAAGTTGCTAAGGGACTAAGATGCTAAGTTTTATTGTTTCACGCAGATTTAAAAAAATTTAAGCAGATCAAAATTAAATCTGCTCAATCTGCAAAATCTGCGTGAAACAAAATCATTTTAGTCCTTATAATCTGTGGCTATAAATAAAGTATTCATTCCAAAAAAATACAATTACAAAACAAATTAATACAAAAAATGAAAAAACTATTAACCGCACTACTCCTAAGCTCTTCCGTTTTGGCGTCTGCGCAAAATCTAATCTCGAATGTACCAAACCGAAACATCACTTCGTTAAACGGAGTTTGGAATTATATTATAGATCCATATCAAACAGGTTTTTACAGTTTTCACCTTGACCAATACGACAAAAGTGAAAAACCAGCAAAAGGAGCTTTTTTTACCAATTACCATGCTCAAAACAAACAGGAACTGGTAGAATATGATTTTGATAAATCGCCTACAATCAATATTCCCGGCGATTGGAATTCGCAGGTTACAGAACTGAAATATTATGAGGGGAATGTTTGGTTTAAAAAGTCTTTCGATTACAATCTAGTAACTAATAAACGTCTGTTTTTATATTTAGGAGCTATCAACTACAAAGCTGATGTTTATTTAAACGGAAAAAAACTAGGAACTCACGAAGGCGGTTTCACTCCATTTAATTACGAAGTCACTTCGATTGTAAAACCAACAGGAAATTATTTGGTCATCAAAGTTGATAATACACGTCATAAAGAAGATGTTCCGACTGTAAATACCGATTGGTGGAATTATGGCGGCATCACGCGCGATGTGACTTTAATTGAGGAAGAATCCTCTTTTGTAGAAGATTATAATATTCAGCTGAAAAAAGGCAATGCAAATGTGATTTCTGGGTTTATTAAAATCAATAATTTGGATGCATCAAAAAATCAGGTTTCAATTTCTATTCCTGAATTAAAAATCAACTACAAAGGAAAAGCGGATAATAACGGAATTTTAAGCTTCGAAATCCCTGCGAAAAAGGTCTCGTATTGGTCACCAGAAAATCCGAAATTATATGATGTTACGATTGACTTTAATGGAAAAAAGTTAAACGATCAAATTGGTTTTAGAACGATCGAAACAAAAGAAGATAAAATTCTGTTGAACGGAAAACCAGTCTTCTTACGCGGAATTTCGATTCACGAAGAAAATGCAAAAGGTGGGCGCGCAAATTCTCAAGAAGATGCTTTGCGTTTATTAAACTGGGCAAAAGAATTAGGTTGTAATTATGTTCGTCTGGCGCATTATCCACATAACGAGAACATGGTTAGAGAAGCTGATAAATTAGGTTTAATGGTTTGGGAAGAAATTCCGGTTTACTGGACAGTTGAATTTAAAAATGAAAATACATATAAAAATGCTCAAGATCAATTAACTGCTGCTATTACAAGAGATAAAAATAGAGCTAGTATTGTGATTTGGTCTATGGCAAATGAAACTCCAATTTCTGAAGCTAGAAATACTTTCATTAAAAATTTAGCATCTCACACCAGATCATTAGACAATACTAGATTAATTAGCGCTGCTTTATTAACCAAAAAAGAAACTATTGATGATCCTATTGGAGAAGTTTTGGATGTTGTGGCTTTCAATCAATATTTGGGCTGGTATGGCGGAAACTTGGAAGATGCTGAGAAAATAACATGGAAATCTAAATACAACAAACCAGTTTTCGTTTCTGAATTCGGTGGTGATGCCAAAGCTGGATTTCACGGGGAGAAAAACGAACGCTGGACAGAGGAATATCAAGAATACTTATACATTCAGAACTTAAAAATGATTGAAAAGATTCCTCACTTAAGCGGAACAAGTCCGTGGATTTTGGTTGATTTCAGATCGCCAAAAAGATTGCTTCCAGGTATTCAGGACGGTTACAATCGTAAAGGTTTAATTTCAAATGATGGTGAAAAGAAAAAGGCGTTTTATATTATGCAGGATTGGTACGCTAAAAAGAAAAACGAATATTAAAAATTATTTTCACACAACGTTAATCTGTAGAGACGCACTGCAGTGCGTCTACGCAACGATGGTTACAATACGTTAGACGCACTGCAGTGCGTCTCTACGGAAAATTGGATCGGAAATAAAATTATCTTGTCAAAACTGTTACCAATTCATTAACAAAAAACAGGTGCCAAATTATATGATTTTTCTTCATTATTAATTTACTTTGTAGTTAATCTAAAAATTGTAAACCATGAAAAAATTCTATTTACTAGCAGTTACTTTGTTTGCTGCTTTTACAGTTCAGGCTCAAGACATCGTAAAATTTGCTCCTCTTGATGCAAGTCCAGTTGATATTTCGTATTTCCCAAACAAAGCGGTGAAATTCAAGAAAACAGACAATCCTAATCCGGTTGTTAAAGTGCTTTACGCAAGACCTTCTGTAAAAGGAAGAACTATTTTTGGTGACGTTGTAAAGTTTGGTGAAGTTTGGAGAGTTGGTGCTAATGAAAACACAGAAGTTAAATTCTACAAAGATGTAACAATTGGCGGAAAAAAAATTGCCGCAGGCACATACAGTTTATTTGCTATTCCTGAAAAAGACAAATGGACTATTATCATCAACAAAGAACTTGATTTATGGGGTTCTTATGCTTATGATGAAAGTAAAGATGTGGTAAGAGTTTCAGTTCCTGTAAAACCAGTTTCTACTGTTATCGAAGCTTTATCTATTGCATTTACAGCTCAAGGTAATGTAGCAAATCTTGTTATTGGATGGGATAAAACAACTGTTGAGTTGCCAATTACGATAAAATAAGTTTTAATGATATATGCCACAAAGGCACAAAGTCGCAAAGTTTTTTTAAGCTTTGCGACTTTTTTTTTGCTACGAATTACACGAATTTTCACAAATTTAAATTATCAATTGGAAGAAAGAATTAGTGCAAATTCGTGTAATTCGTGGCTATAAAAATCATTTTTAATCCTCTTTAATCTGTGGCTAAAAATTTAAACGACAGTTTCTATAATTTTATCCAACGTAATTGGTAAATCTCTAACACGTTTTCCGGTTGCATTGAAAACAGCATTTGCAATTGCAGGCGCCATTCCGACCAAAGCTGTTTCTCCCAGACCTTTTGTTCCCATTGGGTTGCTGATTGGGTCTTTTTTATTGACGAAGAAAACTTCCTGTTTTTCAATATCAGCATTTACAGGAACGTGATAATCTGCAAAATTGTTATTAATTGGACGCCCAAAACGATGATCGATCTCTAATGCTTCCATTAATCCCATTCCGATTCCTCCTACTGCTCCTCCGAACATTTGTCCTGCAGAAGTTTTCTGGCTTATTACGGTTCCAATATCAGCACAAGAAACCACATGAGCTAATCTTATTTTACCCAAATTCGGGTTCACCAATACTTTTACAAAATGAACCGAAAATGAATAAATTGAATATTTCTTCGCTTCTTCAGCAGCTTTAGAAAGATTTTCCACTTCAAAATCTTCTAATTTATTACTGCTTAAAAGCGCCGCTAAAGTAACCGACTTAGATTTATCTTTTTTAGAAAAAACTGTTCCATTCTCAAAAGTTAAATCTGTTAGAGCGATTCCTTTTAAAGCAGGATTTTTACTTCCTAATTCAATTATTTTATTCAATAATAAATTGCACGCATCATGAACCGCGGAACCAACAGATGAAGTCGTTGCCGAACCACCTTGCGTTGGGCCTTTTGGTAAACCGCTTTTTCCCATTTCGATAATTACATTTTCTGATGGCAAACCTATTACTTCAGCTCCAATAGCAGTCATCATAGTAGCCGTTCCTGGCCCCATATCGTTTACGCTACATTGTAAGACTAAATCGCCATTCGCTAAAAATTTTGCCTTTACAGAAGTTGGGCTTCTATAACAGCCGAAAGTTCCTGTTCCCATTCCGTAACCAACCAACCAGTTTCCTTCTTTCACAGAACCTGGTTCATTTTTACGGTTTTTCCAGCCTATGCGTTCCATTCCGCCTTCGTAACATTCTAAAAGAAATTTACTGCTCCAAGGTTTATTTTGTTCCTGATCTTTTTCTGCATAATTCAGTTTACGGAATTCAATCGGATCTAAGTTTAATTTATATGCCATTTCATCCATTGCACTTTCTAATGCAAAAGAACCTGTCGCCTCGCCTGGTCCGCGCATCCAGATTGGTGTGCAAGTATCTAAAGGCACAATTCTGTAACGTGTCGAAACATTGGCACAATCATAAATAAATCGGGACATGTTTACGGTTCCTTCCATGAAATCTTCATAGCTCGAAGTCATTGCAGCAGCCTCGTGCGTTAAACCTGTCAGTTTTCCATCTTTAGTTGCACCAAGACCCATTTTCTGAATCGTGTAAGGTCTGAAACCAACGTTGGTAAACATTTGCTCACGATGCAAAACTAACTTCACAGGACGATTTAGTTTTTTAGCTCCAATTAAAGCTGCAATTTCATACGGCCAAGTATGCAATCCCATTCCGAATGCACCTCCAAGATATTCGGCATGAACCTCAACATCTTCGACAGGCACTCCAAAAACTCCTGCTACACTTCTACGTGTTCCTTCAACACCTTGACTTTTTGTATATAAAATCGGTTTATTACCGTCCCATTTCGCTATGATGTTTGCCAGTTCCATTGGGTTATGCACTTCGGTTGGAATCGTATATTCGGTTTCTAAAACAACCTCAGCATTTTTATATCCGTCATGTTCACCACGATGGTAATCATTTCCTTTATCGGTTTCTACCTTCTTTTCTTTTTCAGCTGCTTTTTTAAGTTCTGTCGAATGCTCTTCTTTAAGATAATCCGCTTTAATTAAACTTGCTGCATAACGCATACGCTCAAAAGTATCGGCAATAACTAAAGCAATCGGCTGATCGTAATACAAAACCGAATCGTCTTTAAAAATCTGCAGAGGCTGACCAAAATTATGCTTGTCTTTTGCTTTTTCGTAGCCAGCAGGTTTATCTACATTCAAATGTGTAATAACCGCCAAAACTCCTGGTGCCCATTCTGCTTTTTTGGTATCAATGGTTTTAATTCTTCCTTTTGCAATAGTGCTTCCAACCAAACAGGCATAAACAACACCTGCCGTTTTATATTCTGCCGAATAAGTTGCTGAACCCGTTACTTTAGCAAATCCGTCAACTCTATTAATATTACTTGTCTTGCTCATAATTTAATTATTTTGATGCTGCTATTGTAAGTGCTTCTGCTACTGCATTCTCTCCAAGCGTTAGTTTAAAATTATTATCACCGAATCCCTTTGCACCTTTCATAGACAAATGGCCTGCTTGTTTAAATAGATCTTCTGAAATTGTTTTCCCTTTCAGGAATTTTTCTGTTTCTGTCAATCTCCAAGGTTTATGTGCCACACCGCCCATAGCCAATCTGACATCATTTATAGTATTATCTTTTATATCTAAAGCCGCAGCAACAGATACCAATGCAAAAGCATAACTCGTCCTGTCACGAACTTTTAGATAATGAACATTTTTAGTAAAATTATTATCTGGAATTTCAACAGCAGTGATCAATTCTCTACTGTCTAGCGTATTGTCTTTTTCAGGCGTATTTCCTGGAAGTCTATGAAAATCGGTGAAATCAATTTCTCGCTTTCCTTTTGGTCCTTCTACCAAAACCTTCGCGTCAAGTGCTGCCAAAGCCACACACATATCACTTGGGTGAACCGCAATGCAACTGTCCGAAGTTCCAAAAACTGCTGCCATTCTATTAGAACCGCCAATCGCACCGCATCCACTTTTTGGAACACGTTTGTTGCAAGGCATATCGGTATTATAATAATAAGAACATCTTGTTTTCTGCAACATATTTCCTCCAACAGTTGCCATGTGCCTAATCTGTTGAGAAGCTCCAGCTGCTAAGGCTAATGCCAACAAAGGATATTTTTCTTTTATAGAAACATCTTCGGCAACCTGACTGTTTTTTGCCAAAGCACCAATCGAAACTTTTCCTTTTAAGAACTCTATTTTCTTTAAGTCTAATCCGTTAATGTCAACCAATTTATCTGGAGCAACGATGTTCTTCTTCATTAAATCGACCAGATTCGTTCCTCCCGCAATAAACATAGAAGAATTATCTTTAGCTTTTCCCGTAACTGCCGACGAAGAAGACAGCGCTTTAATTATCTGAAAGTTTTTCATATCTCCTTTCCTCCTTCCTTCACTTCAGTTATCGCGTCAACAATGTTATGATAAGCACCACATCTACAAATGTTACCGCTCATATATTCACTAATTTCTTCTCTACTATTGGCATGACCTTCTTTGATACAAGCAATTCCCGACATGATTTGTCCCGGTGTGCAATAGCCACACTGAAAACCGTCGTGTTTGATAAAAGCTTCCTGCATTGGGTGCAGTTTTTTTCCTTTCGAAAGTCCTTCGATTGTAGTGACTTGTGCGTTTTGCTGCATCGTTGCCAAAGACAGACACGACAAAATTCTGGTTCCATTTACGTGAACTGTACACGCACCACATTGTCCGTGATCGCAGCCTTTTTTAGTTCCTGTAAGCTGTAATTGTTCGCGAAGCAAATCCAATAAAGT from Flavobacterium sp. KACC 22763 includes these protein-coding regions:
- a CDS encoding xanthine dehydrogenase family protein molybdopterin-binding subunit, with translation MSKTSNINRVDGFAKVTGSATYSAEYKTAGVVYACLVGSTIAKGRIKTIDTKKAEWAPGVLAVITHLNVDKPAGYEKAKDKHNFGQPLQIFKDDSVLYYDQPIALVIADTFERMRYAASLIKADYLKEEHSTELKKAAEKEKKVETDKGNDYHRGEHDGYKNAEVVLETEYTIPTEVHNPMELANIIAKWDGNKPILYTKSQGVEGTRRSVAGVFGVPVEDVEVHAEYLGGAFGMGLHTWPYEIAALIGAKKLNRPVKLVLHREQMFTNVGFRPYTIQKMGLGATKDGKLTGLTHEAAAMTSSYEDFMEGTVNMSRFIYDCANVSTRYRIVPLDTCTPIWMRGPGEATGSFALESAMDEMAYKLNLDPIEFRKLNYAEKDQEQNKPWSSKFLLECYEGGMERIGWKNRKNEPGSVKEGNWLVGYGMGTGTFGCYRSPTSVKAKFLANGDLVLQCSVNDMGPGTATMMTAIGAEVIGLPSENVIIEMGKSGLPKGPTQGGSATTSSVGSAVHDACNLLLNKIIELGSKNPALKGIALTDLTFENGTVFSKKDKSKSVTLAALLSSNKLEDFEVENLSKAAEEAKKYSIYSFSVHFVKVLVNPNLGKIRLAHVVSCADIGTVISQKTSAGQMFGGAVGGIGMGLMEALEIDHRFGRPINNNFADYHVPVNADIEKQEVFFVNKKDPISNPMGTKGLGETALVGMAPAIANAVFNATGKRVRDLPITLDKIIETVV
- a CDS encoding 2Fe-2S iron-sulfur cluster-binding protein; amino-acid sequence: MASKKTNQDKVTPEDASSRRDFIKKSGLFTALALTPPSLVMASDKKWDEKIAEYLETVPLSIEVNGTKHNLNIEPRTTLLDLLREQLQLTGTKKGCDHGQCGACTVHVNGTRILSCLSLATMQQNAQVTTIEGLSKGKKLHPMQEAFIKHDGFQCGYCTPGQIMSGIACIKEGHANSREEISEYMSGNICRCGAYHNIVDAITEVKEGGKEI
- a CDS encoding glycoside hydrolase family 2 protein, yielding MKKLLTALLLSSSVLASAQNLISNVPNRNITSLNGVWNYIIDPYQTGFYSFHLDQYDKSEKPAKGAFFTNYHAQNKQELVEYDFDKSPTINIPGDWNSQVTELKYYEGNVWFKKSFDYNLVTNKRLFLYLGAINYKADVYLNGKKLGTHEGGFTPFNYEVTSIVKPTGNYLVIKVDNTRHKEDVPTVNTDWWNYGGITRDVTLIEEESSFVEDYNIQLKKGNANVISGFIKINNLDASKNQVSISIPELKINYKGKADNNGILSFEIPAKKVSYWSPENPKLYDVTIDFNGKKLNDQIGFRTIETKEDKILLNGKPVFLRGISIHEENAKGGRANSQEDALRLLNWAKELGCNYVRLAHYPHNENMVREADKLGLMVWEEIPVYWTVEFKNENTYKNAQDQLTAAITRDKNRASIVIWSMANETPISEARNTFIKNLASHTRSLDNTRLISAALLTKKETIDDPIGEVLDVVAFNQYLGWYGGNLEDAEKITWKSKYNKPVFVSEFGGDAKAGFHGEKNERWTEEYQEYLYIQNLKMIEKIPHLSGTSPWILVDFRSPKRLLPGIQDGYNRKGLISNDGEKKKAFYIMQDWYAKKKNEY
- a CDS encoding FAD binding domain-containing protein; translation: MKNFQIIKALSSSSAVTGKAKDNSSMFIAGGTNLVDLMKKNIVAPDKLVDINGLDLKKIEFLKGKVSIGALAKNSQVAEDVSIKEKYPLLALALAAGASQQIRHMATVGGNMLQKTRCSYYYNTDMPCNKRVPKSGCGAIGGSNRMAAVFGTSDSCIAVHPSDMCVALAALDAKVLVEGPKGKREIDFTDFHRLPGNTPEKDNTLDSRELITAVEIPDNNFTKNVHYLKVRDRTSYAFALVSVAAALDIKDNTINDVRLAMGGVAHKPWRLTETEKFLKGKTISEDLFKQAGHLSMKGAKGFGDNNFKLTLGENAVAEALTIAASK
- a CDS encoding DUF2911 domain-containing protein; protein product: MKKFYLLAVTLFAAFTVQAQDIVKFAPLDASPVDISYFPNKAVKFKKTDNPNPVVKVLYARPSVKGRTIFGDVVKFGEVWRVGANENTEVKFYKDVTIGGKKIAAGTYSLFAIPEKDKWTIIINKELDLWGSYAYDESKDVVRVSVPVKPVSTVIEALSIAFTAQGNVANLVIGWDKTTVELPITIK
- a CDS encoding glycoside hydrolase family 2 protein — its product is MNKTNKTFSIFALFVLFQICLSSSFAQTKMNINDNWLYLENDTQKLSEAQKASNWTSLNLPHTWNAEDATDLYPGYRRDASWYQKKLNIPQIDKNRVYSLYFEGSNVTTNVYVNGKEAGSHIGGYIGFSIDITNFIKEGNNDIFVRVDNSYDIEIIPSQKSDFFIYGGITRDVWLVSKYKNHIENLKITTPEVSAKKASVQIVSSFVNPDNSKDLSLTVTLKNPKGKKVVSKTIPVTDKTSTITFENIKNPELWDTEKPNLYRLSAVLSEKNQIRDSVSEKVGFRWFEFKDHGPFYLNGKRLLIRGTHRHEEQAGVGAAMSNEQHWADMKSIKEMGANFVRLAHYPQDPEIYKACDELGLLVWDELPWCRGGIGNDVWKTNTKNMLAEIINQNYNHPSIIIWSLGNEINWLPDFPDGDNADKTNVFLSELNDIAHKLDPTRKTAIRKYYEGSHIVDVFSPSIWSGWYSGSYKSYQKAIDVYKKEYKHFIHAEYGGDSHVGRHSENPVTGENVIKAEGWEEAIVQTKVANIAQIGDWSENYIVDLFDWHLHISENDPSFVGNIQWAFKDFATPLRPEDDIPYMNQKGLTDRNGVPKDAYYVFKSYWAKEPFTYIESHTWTERQGPENTPRTISVFSNCDKVTFFHNGKSLGEKQRNLAVYPANGLTWDVNFKKGENILIAIGKSKDGKTVSDTLKVNYRFNKNDTASSLQLSSEKLKNGNYLVTAIAIDNNNLRCLDYEASVYFQCLKGGKTLKNQGTPTGSESIKMANGKASIEVIPDGSGKPIEMTALNQSFKGEYLKIPVE
- a CDS encoding glycoside hydrolase family 88 protein, which gives rise to MNKISFILILGFASLATACKSGVNPQTKSTTAANNLLETRYKMLLDYPVDSMSMPRSMNVKTLEIRKVPSRDWTSGFFSGNLWQLYRLTGDSKFKEQAQKWTPFSKKESVNSNSHDVGFKVFCSFGEALKVENKKEYEAVIVKGAETLCTRFNPKVGSIRSWDFNKEIWDYPVIIDNMMNLELLFEASKISGNPKYRDVAIKHANTTLKNQFRADNSCYHVIDYNPTTGEVRKKTTLQGYDDDSVWARGQGWAVYGFTMSYRYTKDPAYLKQAEATAKFFMTNKNLPEDGIPYWDFKDPSIPNSARDVSAAMVMASALYELYGYTKNNSYLAFADKLMASVQTDKYILDAKIKAPFLFDHSTGNWPKHDEIDEPIIYADYYFLEALIKAQRLKGSK